The sequence below is a genomic window from Romeriopsis navalis LEGE 11480.
ATCCGGCTTTCCACGCTTGCCGGACGGAATCCGGGCTTTTCTCCAAATCCGGTGTTTGACTGCCCGGATCAACCCGTTGAATCCAGCCATCCACAATCAGATTTTGGGCCTGCTCTTGGGAACAAGCCACCGAGAGATACCAGTGATAGTTTTGATTTAAGTCGAGGCCAGACTGACTCACAGTTGATAGA
It includes:
- a CDS encoding DUF928 domain-containing protein; its protein translation is LSTVSQSGLDLNQNYHWYLSVACSQEQAQNLIVDGWIQRVDPGSQTPDLEKSPDSVRQAWKAGLWHDAIAALLELRQAQPESKQIAALWQEMLQSEELPQMIADPAANLIKLKSTTEISQRAARP